TACAAGCCTTCAGCAGTATTGAGCAACTCATGCAGGTGAGCGAGGCCTGGCCCGTTGAAAAACGGCTGCGGGCAGGGGAGCGAGGTGGTGCGAAGGTGCAGGGCTGCGACCTTGGCAACTCTCCGCTTGACTGCACCGTGGATCGAGTCACGGGGCGACGATTGTTTCTGAGCACCACCAACGGCACGCGCTGCCTAGAACGGATTCAATCAGCCCAAACGGTGCTGACTGCCGCCTTGGTCAACCGGGCGACCGTATCCCGTTATCTACACCGCCATCAGCCGGAAACCGTTTGGCTGGTGGGTTCTGGCTGGGAGGGCAGCTATTCCCTCGAAGACACCGTCTGTGCTGGGGCGGTGCTGCACCACCTGCGCCAGTTGATGGACACCGAGCATGTGATCACGGGCAATGACGAAGCGATCGCTGCCCTGGCTCTCTATGAGCAATGGCAAAGTCGCCTCCTGGATCTGCTCTCAGCCGCC
This portion of the Leptolyngbya sp. CCY15150 genome encodes:
- a CDS encoding 2-phosphosulfolactate phosphatase family protein, with protein sequence MKLFVFHTPEQTPTDTRPDCAIAIDVLRATTTVATALEAGAEAVQAFSSIEQLMQVSEAWPVEKRLRAGERGGAKVQGCDLGNSPLDCTVDRVTGRRLFLSTTNGTRCLERIQSAQTVLTAALVNRATVSRYLHRHQPETVWLVGSGWEGSYSLEDTVCAGAVLHHLRQLMDTEHVITGNDEAIAALALYEQWQSRLLDLLSAASHGHRLLRLDGMEDLKYCAQLDTLDVLPIQTEPGLLVKQV